The Thalassotalea nanhaiensis genome has a window encoding:
- a CDS encoding M3 family metallopeptidase yields the protein MKARILTPIALAIALAGCNSATTETTASTEVAQQTVNVEASNPFYQEYDTPFGIPPFEKIKMAHYKPAMEKGIAEIEAEIAAIINNPAAPTFENTIEAMEKGGDLLDKVTNTFYGLIGSMSSPEMQAISKEMSPKFSAMSDDINLNDKLFQRVKAVFDQKDSLTLNTEQKTLLEKTYKGFVRAGANLNDADKETLRGLNQQISSLSIQFGENLLNETNGFELVIENEKELDGLPESIVAAAAATATARGHDGKWVFTTHRPSFYPFLTYSTNRKLREQLFYAYTHRGDNDNANDNKAIASEMASLRYQRAQVLGYKTHAHYVLENNMAKTPENAYGLLDKVWPASLKRAKQEVADMQEFANSQGADFKLEAWDWWYYSEKVKKMKYALDESITKPYFELNNTMQGVFYTANQLWGVEFKKRDDLPKYHPDVTTYEVFDKDGSSIGIYMTDFYVRESKRGGAWMSSFRKQFKMYGENVQPIIYNVLNYPAPVNGEPVLLTFDQASTLFHEFGHAIQGLLSDGYYRSLTGTSLPRDYVEYPSQVMENWMTEPQVLNNFAKHYQTGEVIPAELVEKIQASGKFNQGFATTEYMAAALLDLKWHTLETAELQDADKFEADTLAELGLINEIAPRYRSTYFSHIFAGGYSSGYYGYIWSNIFDADTWEVFKEKGIFNQEAATGYRVNVLQSGGTEDPMTMYKRFRGKEPNPVYLLERRGLVPESK from the coding sequence ATGAAAGCACGTATATTAACGCCAATTGCGTTAGCCATTGCTCTTGCAGGTTGTAATTCAGCTACCACTGAAACAACAGCAAGCACCGAAGTAGCTCAGCAAACAGTAAATGTTGAAGCATCTAATCCGTTTTACCAAGAGTACGACACTCCGTTTGGTATTCCTCCATTTGAAAAAATCAAAATGGCGCATTACAAACCTGCGATGGAAAAAGGTATTGCAGAAATAGAAGCTGAAATTGCGGCAATTATTAACAACCCGGCTGCGCCAACATTTGAAAACACAATTGAAGCGATGGAAAAAGGTGGCGACTTACTTGATAAAGTAACCAATACTTTCTACGGTTTAATTGGCTCGATGTCGTCTCCGGAAATGCAGGCAATTTCAAAAGAAATGTCACCTAAATTCTCAGCAATGAGTGATGATATAAACCTAAACGACAAGTTATTCCAACGTGTTAAAGCTGTATTTGATCAAAAAGACTCATTAACGCTTAACACAGAGCAAAAAACATTATTAGAAAAGACCTATAAAGGCTTTGTTCGCGCCGGTGCAAACTTAAACGATGCAGACAAAGAAACATTACGTGGTTTAAATCAACAGATTTCTTCATTAAGTATTCAATTTGGTGAAAATTTATTAAACGAAACCAACGGCTTTGAGCTAGTTATTGAAAACGAAAAAGAACTAGATGGTTTACCAGAAAGCATTGTTGCTGCGGCAGCTGCTACTGCAACCGCTAGAGGCCATGATGGTAAGTGGGTATTTACTACTCATCGTCCAAGTTTTTACCCATTTTTAACTTACTCAACAAACCGTAAGTTACGTGAACAGTTGTTCTATGCATATACGCATCGTGGCGATAATGACAATGCCAACGATAACAAAGCAATTGCTTCAGAAATGGCATCACTTCGTTATCAACGTGCGCAAGTACTAGGGTATAAAACTCATGCTCACTACGTACTTGAAAACAACATGGCAAAAACGCCTGAAAATGCTTACGGATTATTAGACAAAGTTTGGCCAGCATCACTTAAACGCGCTAAGCAAGAAGTTGCAGATATGCAAGAGTTTGCTAATTCACAAGGTGCTGATTTTAAACTAGAAGCATGGGATTGGTGGTACTACTCTGAAAAAGTTAAAAAGATGAAATACGCTTTAGACGAGTCAATTACAAAACCTTACTTTGAACTTAACAACACAATGCAAGGTGTGTTCTACACAGCAAACCAATTATGGGGCGTTGAGTTTAAAAAGCGTGATGACTTACCTAAGTATCACCCAGACGTAACTACTTATGAAGTGTTCGATAAAGACGGCTCTTCAATTGGTATTTACATGACCGACTTCTACGTGCGTGAATCAAAACGTGGTGGCGCTTGGATGAGCTCTTTCCGTAAACAATTCAAAATGTACGGCGAAAACGTTCAGCCTATTATTTATAACGTATTAAACTACCCTGCTCCTGTAAATGGTGAGCCAGTGTTACTAACGTTTGATCAAGCATCTACATTATTCCATGAATTTGGCCATGCTATCCAAGGCTTGTTATCTGACGGTTACTACCGTTCATTAACAGGTACATCTTTGCCTCGCGATTACGTGGAATATCCTTCACAAGTGATGGAAAACTGGATGACCGAGCCACAAGTGTTGAATAATTTTGCTAAACACTACCAAACAGGTGAAGTGATTCCAGCTGAATTAGTAGAAAAAATTCAAGCCTCTGGTAAGTTCAACCAAGGTTTTGCTACTACTGAGTACATGGCAGCGGCTTTACTTGACTTAAAATGGCACACGCTTGAAACAGCTGAGCTACAAGATGCAGATAAATTTGAAGCTGATACGTTAGCTGAATTAGGTTTAATTAACGAAATCGCACCTCGATATCGTTCAACTTACTTCTCACACATCTTCGCTGGTGGATACTCATCAGGTTACTACGGCTACATTTGGTCAAACATCTTTGATGCCGATACATGGGAAGTATTTAAAGAGAAAGGTATCTTTAACCAAGAAGCTGCTACAGGCTATCGCGTAAACGTACTGCAAAGTGGTGGTACTGAAGATCCGATGACAATGTACAAGCGCTTTAGAGGTAAAGAGCCAAACCCTGTATACTTACTTGAACGTCGTGGTTTAGTACCTGAGAGCAAGTAA
- a CDS encoding cupin domain-containing protein: MMNLNLDRSVALAINTADMSWEESPSKGVYRKKLEREGAESGLTTSVVKYEKETGFSAHSHPGGEEIFVLEGVFEDEHGKFPKGTYFRNPPGSSHSPKSPEGCELFVKLNQFQTGDSEFVKIETAKQEWLPGLVDGLSVMPLHSFGTEHTALVRWQPGTHFQPHVHAGGEEIFVLDGVFEDEHGSYPQGTWLRSPNYSKHNPFSKQGCIILVKTGYM; this comes from the coding sequence TTGATGAATTTAAATTTAGATCGTAGTGTCGCGTTAGCAATAAACACCGCTGATATGTCTTGGGAAGAGTCCCCAAGCAAAGGTGTTTATCGTAAAAAGTTAGAGCGTGAAGGCGCTGAATCGGGCTTGACTACCAGCGTGGTTAAATACGAGAAAGAAACTGGGTTTTCGGCGCATTCTCACCCCGGTGGCGAAGAGATATTTGTTTTAGAAGGCGTGTTTGAAGATGAGCATGGCAAGTTCCCAAAGGGGACTTATTTTCGTAATCCTCCAGGCTCAAGTCATTCACCGAAAAGCCCTGAAGGTTGTGAGTTATTTGTAAAGCTTAATCAGTTTCAAACAGGCGACAGTGAGTTTGTAAAAATTGAAACCGCTAAGCAAGAGTGGTTACCCGGTTTAGTAGATGGCTTGTCGGTAATGCCATTACATTCATTTGGCACCGAGCATACAGCGCTTGTTCGCTGGCAACCCGGTACACATTTTCAACCACATGTGCATGCTGGCGGTGAAGAGATATTTGTTCTGGATGGGGTATTTGAAGATGAGCATGGCAGCTATCCCCAAGGTACTTGGTTACGTTCGCCTAATTATTCAAAACACAATCCATTTAGCAAACAAGGTTGTATTATTTTAGTAAAAACCGGTTATATGTAA
- a CDS encoding sigma-54-dependent transcriptional regulator, translated as MQNLTAVEYTFFSKFIRAVLSNPFTDERKILSDLISKNYFPEKDSKVHFFKKLQPLLNENIDKLDKRGFKQLSDFSGMESRLIYFSYIVAIYLNFVDDFDEFINHQSNNKNASLAFPKGQEILVQLEQRGFSAKESLRLLELYYQFRRAYLFLNNGLVGQSQSMAKLRVELWNNLFTFDVPNYHQSLWNQMEDFSLFILGETGTGKGAAARAIGLSGHILYDKNTGCFRDNFQDIYVEANLSQYSENLIESELFGHKKGAFTGAFEQYQGLFNQCKLNGSLFLDEIGDISENIQIKLLKVLQERVFTPVGSHKSEAFHGRIIAAANQPLQELRQNNKLRDDFYYRLCSDIIEIPTLRQRLSESSDELVILTRELVKRICHQEDENIVSLVIESLNKHVSKDYHWPGNVRELEQAIRRIILRGSYHGDTLRIQGNNSVDNIMQLMADSNIDVKELTIRYCQSLYEQLNTYEAVALKTNLDRRTVKKHVTGE; from the coding sequence ATGCAAAATTTAACAGCTGTAGAGTATACGTTTTTTTCAAAATTCATTCGTGCGGTGTTATCAAACCCGTTTACCGATGAGCGAAAAATTTTAAGTGATCTGATTTCCAAAAATTACTTTCCAGAAAAAGATTCAAAAGTACACTTTTTCAAAAAACTGCAACCTTTGCTTAATGAGAACATCGATAAACTCGACAAACGTGGCTTTAAACAACTAAGTGATTTTAGCGGCATGGAGAGTAGACTGATTTATTTTTCATACATAGTTGCCATCTATTTAAACTTTGTCGATGACTTTGATGAGTTTATTAATCACCAATCAAATAATAAAAACGCCAGTCTGGCATTTCCCAAAGGGCAAGAGATATTAGTTCAATTAGAACAACGCGGTTTTTCAGCTAAAGAATCTTTACGCTTGCTTGAGCTTTATTACCAATTTCGACGAGCCTATTTATTTCTTAACAACGGCCTTGTCGGGCAAAGTCAGAGCATGGCCAAGCTGAGAGTTGAGTTATGGAATAACTTATTTACCTTTGATGTGCCAAATTACCATCAAAGCTTGTGGAATCAAATGGAAGATTTTTCACTATTTATATTAGGTGAAACAGGTACTGGTAAAGGTGCAGCAGCCAGAGCCATAGGTTTATCAGGACACATTTTATATGACAAAAACACAGGATGTTTCAGAGATAATTTTCAAGATATTTATGTTGAAGCGAATCTATCTCAGTATTCAGAAAATTTAATTGAATCAGAGTTGTTTGGTCATAAAAAAGGTGCATTTACTGGCGCCTTTGAGCAATACCAAGGCCTATTCAACCAATGTAAACTAAACGGTTCATTGTTTTTAGATGAAATTGGCGACATAAGTGAAAACATTCAAATAAAGTTATTAAAGGTGCTACAAGAAAGAGTTTTTACCCCAGTAGGAAGCCATAAATCAGAAGCGTTTCATGGCAGAATAATTGCTGCAGCAAACCAACCTTTACAGGAGCTTCGTCAAAATAACAAACTAAGAGACGATTTTTACTATCGCTTATGCTCAGACATTATTGAAATACCAACCCTTAGACAACGCCTGTCTGAATCTTCTGATGAATTGGTAATATTAACCAGAGAGCTGGTAAAACGCATTTGTCATCAAGAAGATGAAAACATTGTTTCATTGGTTATTGAGTCGCTAAACAAACACGTGAGTAAAGATTATCATTGGCCAGGTAACGTTCGTGAACTTGAACAAGCCATTCGGAGAATTATCCTCAGAGGTAGCTATCATGGCGATACTTTACGAATACAAGGCAATAATAGTGTAGATAATATTATGCAACTTATGGCGGATTCAAATATAGATGTTAAAGAGCTAACCATACGGTATTGCCAGAGTTTATACGAGCAGCTGAATACCTACGAAGCCGTTGCCTTAAAAACTAATTTAGACCGAAGAACGGTAAAAAAACATGTGACTGGTGAATAA